The Methanobacterium lacus genome includes a region encoding these proteins:
- a CDS encoding PqqD family protein gives MNKIYDISSLVVADDVVSCNLDDEVAILNTQSGIYYGLDPIGAKIWNSLQKPCSISDLIELILEEYDVEEERFKTDLLDLVNDLKEKGLVKVNVSN, from the coding sequence ATGAATAAAATTTATGATATTTCATCTTTGGTCGTTGCAGATGATGTGGTGTCTTGTAATCTTGATGATGAAGTAGCGATATTAAATACTCAAAGTGGAATTTATTATGGTCTAGATCCTATTGGGGCAAAAATTTGGAATTCACTACAAAAACCATGTTCAATATCTGATTTGATTGAATTGATACTAGAAGAATATGATGTGGAAGAAGAAAGATTTAAAACGGATTTATTAGATCTGGTAAATGATCTAAAGGAAAAAGGGCTGGTAAAAGTTAATGTATCA